In one Sphingomonas sp. S1-29 genomic region, the following are encoded:
- a CDS encoding XrtA system polysaccharide chain length determinant produces MDGLYDEVRAGIHAVWQRRWLALGIAWGLCLAGWLVVSQIPNQYVSTARIDVQLRSILPAQDGSVARNEQEKDIERVRQTLTSAVNLKKVVLSTDLANTVSSDQDIANRVAALQKAIKITPQQDNIFEISATIANAGASDATNAKLARDVVQKLIDIFVEDNLANNRGQTSQSLRFLDQQLDQRQQALQAAETKKADFQTRFLGSLPGTGTIADRVGQARTQLAQVNADLAAAQSSLSAVNGQMAGTPRSTPGAAGVSGPARARLAAIQGQLAEARGRGWTDSHPDVIALNSQLAQAQAAAGNEPLYGGGGGASNPLYLSLQAMQADRAAQVASLSQRKAQLEGDLARLSDTMANEPGVAGELAAIDRDYLVLKDQYDKLLASREQVRLRSQVQTETDAVKFAVIDPPTRPQAPAAPNRPLFLTAILILGLGGGAAAAFAMSKLRTTYPTATRLEKASGLPVIGSIGEVVTAAQTAIRKRQLRMFAGGVGGLVVAFVVLIGVEFLQRGLVA; encoded by the coding sequence ATGGACGGGCTGTACGACGAGGTACGCGCCGGGATCCATGCGGTGTGGCAACGCCGCTGGCTGGCGCTGGGGATCGCCTGGGGGCTGTGCCTGGCGGGCTGGCTGGTGGTGTCGCAAATCCCGAACCAATATGTCTCGACCGCGCGGATCGACGTCCAGCTGCGCTCGATCCTGCCCGCGCAGGACGGATCGGTCGCGCGCAACGAGCAGGAAAAGGATATCGAGCGCGTCCGCCAGACGCTGACCTCGGCGGTGAACCTCAAGAAAGTGGTGCTGTCGACCGATCTCGCCAACACCGTGTCGAGCGACCAGGACATCGCCAACCGCGTCGCCGCGCTGCAAAAGGCGATCAAGATCACCCCGCAGCAGGACAATATCTTCGAGATTTCGGCGACGATCGCCAATGCCGGCGCCTCGGACGCGACCAATGCCAAGCTGGCGCGCGACGTGGTGCAGAAGCTGATCGACATCTTCGTCGAGGACAATCTCGCCAATAATCGCGGCCAGACCAGCCAGTCGCTGCGCTTCCTCGACCAGCAGCTCGACCAGCGCCAGCAGGCGCTCCAGGCCGCCGAAACCAAGAAGGCCGATTTCCAGACGCGCTTCCTCGGCTCGCTGCCGGGTACGGGCACGATCGCCGATCGGGTGGGGCAGGCGCGCACCCAGCTGGCGCAGGTCAATGCCGATCTCGCCGCTGCGCAATCGAGCCTCAGCGCGGTCAACGGCCAGATGGCGGGCACCCCGCGATCGACCCCGGGGGCGGCCGGCGTCTCGGGGCCGGCGCGCGCGCGGCTCGCGGCGATCCAGGGCCAGCTTGCCGAGGCGCGCGGGCGCGGCTGGACCGACAGCCATCCCGACGTGATCGCGCTCAACAGCCAGCTGGCGCAGGCGCAGGCCGCGGCGGGCAACGAACCGCTCTATGGCGGCGGCGGCGGGGCGTCGAACCCGCTATATTTGAGCCTGCAGGCGATGCAGGCCGATCGCGCGGCGCAGGTCGCCTCGCTCAGCCAGCGCAAGGCGCAGCTCGAGGGCGACCTGGCGCGGCTCAGCGATACGATGGCCAACGAACCCGGTGTCGCGGGCGAGCTGGCGGCGATCGACCGCGATTATCTGGTGCTCAAGGACCAGTATGACAAACTGCTCGCCAGCCGCGAACAGGTGCGGCTGCGCAGCCAGGTGCAGACCGAAACCGATGCGGTGAAGTTCGCGGTGATCGACCCGCCGACGCGCCCGCAGGCGCCCGCTGCGCCCAATCGGCCGCTGTTCCTCACCGCGATCCTGATCCTGGGGCTGGGCGGCGGCGCGGCGGCGGCGTTCGCGATGAGCAAGCTGCGGACCACCTATCCCACCGCGACGCGGCTCGAAAAGGCGAGCGGGTTGCCGGTGATCGGCTCGATCGGCGAGGTCGTGACCGCGGCGCAGACCGCGATCCGCAAGCGCCAGCTGCGGATGTTCGCGGGCGGTGTCGGCGGCCTCGTCGTCGCCTTCGTCGTGCTGATCGGCGTCGAATTCCTGCAACGCGGCCTGGTGGCTTGA
- the trxB gene encoding thioredoxin-disulfide reductase: MTTHTTRMLILGSGPAGLSAAIYGARAGMQPIVVQGIQPGGQLTTTTDVENYPGFREVIQGPWLMEEMQAQAEHVGTRLMYDTIVEVDVSRRPFRLIGDGGDVYEGETLVIATGAQARWLGLDSEELLKGKGVSACATCDGFFYRGKKVAVIGGGNTAVEEALYLTNHSDDVTLIHRRDSLRAEKILQERLFANDKITVLWNKGVERFIDGGGTAGLVGIELRDTVTGELSAIDVDGGFVAIGHHPATELFRGHIELDEDHYIAVETGSTRTNVPGVFACGDVMDKVYRQAVTAAGTGCMAALDAERFLAEVEFEEVREAAE, encoded by the coding sequence ATGACGACGCACACCACCCGCATGCTGATCCTGGGCTCGGGCCCCGCCGGGCTTTCGGCCGCCATTTACGGCGCGCGTGCCGGTATGCAGCCGATCGTGGTGCAGGGTATCCAGCCGGGCGGCCAGCTGACCACCACCACCGATGTCGAGAATTATCCCGGCTTCCGCGAGGTCATTCAGGGGCCGTGGCTGATGGAGGAGATGCAGGCACAGGCCGAACATGTCGGCACGCGGCTGATGTACGACACGATCGTCGAGGTCGACGTCTCACGGCGCCCTTTCAGGCTGATTGGGGATGGTGGGGATGTGTATGAAGGCGAGACGCTGGTGATCGCCACCGGGGCGCAGGCGCGCTGGCTGGGGCTCGACAGCGAGGAACTGCTCAAGGGCAAGGGCGTGTCGGCCTGCGCGACCTGCGACGGCTTCTTCTATCGTGGCAAGAAGGTGGCGGTGATCGGCGGCGGCAACACCGCGGTCGAGGAAGCCTTGTACCTCACCAACCACAGCGACGACGTCACCCTGATCCATCGCCGCGACAGCCTGCGCGCCGAGAAGATCCTTCAGGAGCGGTTGTTCGCCAACGACAAGATCACCGTGCTCTGGAACAAGGGGGTCGAGCGCTTCATCGACGGCGGCGGCACCGCGGGGCTGGTCGGGATCGAGCTGCGCGACACCGTGACCGGCGAATTGTCGGCGATCGACGTCGATGGCGGGTTCGTCGCGATCGGCCACCATCCCGCGACCGAGCTGTTCCGCGGGCATATCGAGCTCGACGAGGATCACTACATCGCGGTCGAAACCGGATCGACGCGCACCAACGTGCCCGGCGTGTTCGCGTGCGGCGACGTGATGGACAAGGTGTACCGCCAGGCGGTGACCGCGGCGGGGACCGGTTGCATGGCCGCGCTCGACGCCGAGCGCTTCCTGGCTGAGGTCGAGTTCGAGGAAGTGCGCGAGGCGGCGGAATAG
- a CDS encoding XrtA/PEP-CTERM system exopolysaccharide export protein gives MRLGDGARGAAASVMLGMVLAGCAGGGGRPELPPAQFVGATEGPGEEYVIGPLDSLQIFVWRNPELSAKVQVRPDGRITTPLIADMPATGKTPSMLADDMKIALREYIKDPIVSVIVENFSGTFSQQIRIVGATEKPASLPYRANMTLLDAMIAVGGLSEFASGNRARLIRFDKNTGKQNEFTVRLNSLLKDGDTSANVRLAPGDVIIIPQSMF, from the coding sequence ATGCGTTTGGGCGATGGTGCAAGGGGCGCGGCTGCGTCGGTGATGCTTGGCATGGTGCTGGCGGGCTGCGCCGGCGGCGGCGGACGCCCCGAGCTGCCGCCCGCGCAATTCGTCGGCGCGACCGAAGGCCCGGGCGAGGAATATGTCATCGGCCCGCTCGATTCGCTGCAGATCTTCGTCTGGCGCAACCCCGAACTCTCGGCGAAGGTCCAGGTGCGCCCCGACGGCCGCATCACCACCCCGCTGATCGCCGACATGCCCGCCACCGGCAAGACCCCGTCGATGCTCGCCGACGACATGAAGATCGCGCTGCGCGAATATATCAAGGACCCGATCGTCTCGGTGATCGTCGAGAATTTCTCGGGCACCTTCAGCCAGCAGATCCGCATCGTCGGCGCGACCGAGAAGCCCGCGTCGTTGCCCTATCGCGCGAACATGACGCTGCTCGACGCGATGATCGCGGTGGGGGGGCTTTCCGAATTCGCATCGGGCAACCGCGCGCGGCTGATCCGCTTCGACAAGAATACCGGCAAGCAGAACGAGTTCACCGTGCGGCTCAACAGCCTGCTCAAGGACGGCGATACCAGCGCGAATGTGCGCCTCGCCCCCGGCGACGTCATCATCATCCCGCAGAGCATGTTCTGA
- the ald gene encoding alanine dehydrogenase → MRVGVPKEIKNHEYRVGLTPPSVAELVAAGHEVIVETQAGSGIDFDDADYVGAGARIVGTAAEVFASSDMIVKVKEPQPSEIAMLEPRHLLFTYLHLAADKAQAEGLMASGATCIAYETVTSESRSLPLLKPMSEVAGRMSVQVGAHYLEKEQGGRGVLLGGVPGVAPARVAILGGGVSGVNAAQMAVGMRADVTIYDINNDRLAELDMFFSSQIKTAYASKAAIAAAVKNAHLVIGAVLVPGAAAPKLVTREMLKTMKRGSVLVDIAIDQGGCFETSHATTHDDPVYEVDGVIHYCVANMPGAVARTSAFALNNATLPYVLRLARMGAEGAMAADRHLANGLNVSQGKIRHRAVAEALDLSFHEWTGTNVEQARLAHDA, encoded by the coding sequence ATGCGAGTCGGTGTCCCCAAGGAAATCAAGAACCACGAATATCGAGTCGGGCTGACCCCGCCCTCGGTCGCCGAGCTGGTGGCAGCGGGCCACGAAGTGATCGTCGAGACCCAGGCGGGCAGCGGAATCGACTTCGACGACGCCGATTATGTGGGCGCGGGCGCCCGCATCGTCGGCACCGCTGCCGAAGTGTTCGCGAGCAGCGACATGATCGTGAAGGTGAAGGAGCCCCAGCCTTCGGAAATCGCGATGCTTGAGCCGCGGCATCTGCTGTTCACCTATCTCCACCTTGCCGCCGACAAGGCGCAGGCCGAGGGGCTGATGGCGTCGGGTGCGACCTGCATCGCCTATGAGACGGTCACGAGCGAATCGCGCTCGCTGCCGCTGCTCAAGCCGATGAGCGAAGTCGCCGGGCGGATGTCGGTGCAGGTCGGCGCGCATTATCTCGAAAAGGAACAGGGCGGACGCGGCGTATTGCTGGGCGGCGTGCCCGGCGTCGCGCCGGCGCGGGTCGCGATCCTGGGCGGCGGCGTGTCGGGCGTCAACGCGGCGCAGATGGCGGTCGGCATGCGCGCCGACGTCACGATCTACGACATCAACAATGACCGCCTGGCCGAGCTCGACATGTTCTTCTCGAGCCAGATCAAGACCGCCTATGCCAGCAAGGCGGCGATCGCCGCGGCGGTGAAGAACGCGCATCTGGTGATCGGCGCGGTGCTGGTGCCCGGCGCCGCCGCGCCCAAGCTGGTGACGCGCGAGATGCTCAAGACGATGAAGCGCGGCTCGGTGCTGGTCGACATCGCGATCGACCAGGGGGGCTGCTTCGAAACCTCGCACGCCACCACGCACGACGACCCGGTGTACGAGGTCGACGGCGTCATCCATTATTGCGTCGCCAACATGCCCGGCGCGGTCGCCCGCACCTCGGCCTTCGCGCTCAACAACGCCACCCTGCCCTATGTGCTGCGCCTCGCGCGGATGGGCGCCGAGGGCGCGATGGCTGCCGACCGGCATCTGGCGAACGGGCTGAACGTGTCGCAGGGCAAGATCCGCCATCGCGCGGTAGCCGAAGCGCTCGACCTATCCTTCCACGAATGGACGGGAACGAATGTGGAACAAGCTCGTTTGGCGCATGATGCCTAA
- a CDS encoding acyl carrier protein has product MLPERHAEVENAVRAVLRDVLGLSDDRVAAFDDHTALFGALPELDSMAVAGVLTELEDRLGITIDDDDIDGETLESFGALVRFAQDKSLT; this is encoded by the coding sequence TTGCTGCCCGAAAGACATGCCGAAGTCGAAAACGCGGTCCGCGCGGTCTTGCGCGACGTGCTGGGGCTGAGCGACGACCGCGTCGCCGCCTTTGACGACCACACCGCGTTGTTCGGCGCGCTCCCCGAGCTCGATTCGATGGCGGTAGCCGGCGTGCTGACCGAGCTCGAGGATCGGCTGGGCATCACGATCGACGACGACGATATCGACGGCGAGACGCTCGAAAGCTTCGGCGCGCTGGTCCGCTTCGCGCAGGACAAGTCGCTGACGTGA
- a CDS encoding hydrolase 1, exosortase A system-associated: MRELIAFPCAGDTLVGTLDAAGGSTGLLVVSGGNEIRIGAHRGMALLAADIAAAGHPVFRFDRRGIGDSTGANRGFETSGDDIAAAVAAFRRAAPGVTRIVGFGNCDAASALALHGVGGIDAFVLANPWVIETADALPPAAAIRARYAERLRDPKAWLRLVTGGVNMGKLAQGLSKVSKAPTEEPAGLAGRLAAGMAARAEPITILLAKRDNTAVAFNEAWQASAFDPLRGRLTIAERDTASHSFHTAEDKAWLREQLLKAMVP; encoded by the coding sequence ATGCGGGAGCTGATCGCCTTTCCTTGCGCCGGCGATACGCTGGTGGGCACGCTCGATGCGGCCGGGGGGAGCACCGGACTACTCGTCGTGTCGGGCGGCAACGAAATCCGCATCGGCGCGCATCGCGGCATGGCGCTGCTCGCCGCCGACATCGCCGCCGCGGGGCATCCGGTCTTCCGCTTCGACCGGCGCGGGATCGGCGATTCGACGGGCGCCAATCGCGGGTTCGAAACGAGCGGCGACGATATCGCGGCGGCGGTAGCGGCGTTCCGGCGCGCGGCACCCGGCGTGACGCGGATCGTCGGGTTCGGCAATTGCGATGCCGCCAGCGCGCTGGCGCTGCACGGCGTGGGCGGCATCGACGCCTTCGTGCTCGCCAACCCCTGGGTGATCGAGACCGCCGACGCGCTCCCGCCGGCAGCCGCGATCCGCGCGCGCTATGCCGAACGGCTGCGCGATCCCAAGGCCTGGCTTCGGCTCGTGACCGGCGGGGTGAATATGGGCAAGCTGGCGCAAGGGCTGTCGAAAGTGTCGAAGGCGCCCACCGAAGAACCCGCGGGGCTTGCCGGGCGGCTGGCAGCGGGGATGGCGGCGCGCGCCGAACCGATCACGATCCTGCTCGCCAAGCGCGACAATACCGCGGTGGCGTTCAACGAAGCCTGGCAGGCAAGCGCGTTCGATCCACTACGCGGGCGGCTGACGATCGCCGAGCGCGATACCGCGAGCCACAGCTTCCACACCGCCGAAGACAAGGCCTGGCTGCGCGAGCAGTTGCTGAAAGCGATGGTCCCCTAA
- a CDS encoding acyl-CoA ligase (AMP-forming), exosortase A system-associated gives MLLDIPEPLPIDHVALRGAADAPALVTRDGTLDYAALEAAVGALAHWLAGQGLVPGARVATWLPKTRTACLMPLAAPRAGLVHVPVNPVLKRAQVAHILGDSGAALLLTQGARLAALEPGDVPAACRIVTEEEAQGSDLLPPSSADPQALAAVLYTSGSTGRPKGVMLSHANMWLGAVSVARYLKVTPHDRVLGVLPLSFDYGQNQLFSTWAGGGCVVPLDYLTARDVVRAVERHAITGLAGVPPLWVQLLEATWPDAAAASLKRLTNSGGALTPKLVRELRARFPAAELYPMYGLTEAFRSTYLAPELVDTHPDSMGRAIPFAEIMVVRPDGGEAAPDEPGELVHAGPLVAQGYWQDAERTAQRFKPAPAWSRLGGMAVWSGDTVRADREGLLHFVGRDDEMIKSAGNRISPTEIEEAVLSGGEAAEAVALGVADPRLGQAITVVARANGDARAAEAALRDRMRRELPSFMQPAAYVWREAMPRNANGKLDRAALKQEMMP, from the coding sequence ATGCTGCTCGATATTCCCGAACCCTTACCGATCGACCATGTCGCGCTGCGCGGTGCCGCCGATGCGCCCGCGCTGGTAACGCGCGACGGCACGCTCGATTATGCCGCGCTCGAAGCCGCGGTGGGGGCGCTCGCGCACTGGCTGGCGGGGCAGGGGCTGGTGCCCGGCGCGCGGGTGGCGACGTGGTTGCCCAAGACGCGGACCGCCTGCCTGATGCCGCTCGCGGCTCCCCGGGCGGGGCTCGTCCATGTGCCGGTCAATCCGGTGCTCAAGCGGGCACAGGTGGCGCATATCCTCGGCGATAGCGGCGCGGCGCTGTTGCTGACGCAAGGCGCGCGGTTGGCGGCGCTCGAGCCGGGCGACGTTCCGGCTGCTTGCCGGATCGTGACCGAGGAGGAGGCGCAGGGTAGCGACCTTCTGCCGCCCTCGTCGGCCGATCCGCAGGCGCTTGCGGCGGTTCTCTACACCTCGGGCTCGACCGGGCGGCCCAAGGGAGTGATGCTCAGCCATGCAAATATGTGGCTCGGCGCGGTCAGCGTCGCGCGCTATCTGAAGGTCACGCCGCACGATCGTGTGCTCGGCGTGCTGCCCTTGAGCTTCGACTATGGGCAGAACCAGCTGTTCTCGACCTGGGCGGGGGGCGGGTGCGTCGTGCCGCTCGATTACCTCACCGCGCGCGACGTGGTGCGCGCGGTCGAGCGCCACGCGATCACCGGGCTGGCGGGAGTGCCGCCGCTCTGGGTGCAATTGCTCGAAGCCACTTGGCCCGATGCTGCCGCCGCGAGCCTCAAGCGGCTCACCAACTCGGGCGGGGCGCTGACCCCCAAGCTGGTGCGCGAGCTGCGCGCGCGATTCCCCGCGGCCGAGCTCTATCCGATGTACGGGCTGACCGAAGCCTTTCGATCGACCTATCTCGCGCCCGAGCTGGTCGACACGCATCCCGATTCGATGGGCCGCGCGATCCCCTTCGCCGAGATCATGGTGGTGCGCCCCGATGGCGGCGAAGCCGCGCCCGATGAGCCCGGCGAGCTGGTCCATGCCGGGCCTTTGGTCGCGCAGGGCTATTGGCAGGATGCCGAGCGCACCGCGCAGCGATTCAAGCCCGCGCCCGCCTGGTCGCGCTTGGGCGGGATGGCGGTATGGTCGGGCGACACCGTCCGCGCCGATCGCGAGGGGCTGCTGCACTTCGTCGGGCGCGACGACGAGATGATCAAGTCGGCGGGCAACCGGATCAGCCCCACCGAGATCGAGGAAGCGGTGCTGTCGGGGGGCGAGGCGGCCGAGGCGGTGGCGCTGGGCGTGGCCGATCCGCGGCTGGGGCAGGCGATCACCGTCGTCGCGCGCGCCAATGGCGATGCGCGCGCCGCCGAGGCCGCGCTGCGCGACCGGATGCGGCGCGAATTGCCGAGCTTCATGCAGCCCGCCGCCTATGTCTGGCGCGAGGCGATGCCGCGCAACGCCAATGGCAAGCTCGACCGCGCCGCGCTCAAGCAGGAGATGATGCCTTGA
- a CDS encoding potassium transporter Kup, protein MWKLTIGAIGVVFGDIGTSPLYALKESFVGHHPLPVDGVHVFGVVSLIFWTMMIIVTLKYVILIMRADNKGEGGSLALLALITRRSGAQRWSRSLVMLGVFATALFYGDSFITPAISVLSAVEGLTTVQPGFEPLVLPIAVSILVGLFFIQARGTEVMGKLFGPIIIVYFITLAVLGVINIMPRPEVLWALSPQYAVQFFTDDPRLGFLALGSVVLAVTGAEALYADMGHFGRKPIAIGWLYFVAPALILNYLGQAALLMNDPSAAANPFFRMAPEEFRLPLVILATMATIIASQAVISGAFSVTQQAIQLGFMPRMRINHTSASAAGQIYIPVINWALLVMVLLLVFFFRSSSNLAAAYGIAVTGTMFITTCMLGVLMVRVWKMPTAVAFGVTFVFLVIDGAYLASNMTKIPDGGWFPLLAGIIILTLMTTWAKGRKLMIDRLLESAMPIKVFIQSAANSATRVAGTAVFMTSTPEGVPHALLHNLKHNKVLHDRVILLTVKIVDVPYVADDKRVALDDLGQGFHRMILCYGFMEEADVPAALAKVHDCGAEFRMMETSFFLARQTLLPSARPGMSLWREKLFAWMLRNAESAMEFFRLPTNRVVELGSQVEI, encoded by the coding sequence ATGTGGAAGCTCACGATCGGCGCGATCGGCGTGGTGTTCGGCGATATCGGCACCAGCCCGCTCTATGCGCTCAAGGAATCGTTCGTCGGCCATCATCCGCTGCCGGTCGATGGGGTGCACGTGTTCGGGGTCGTCAGCCTGATCTTCTGGACGATGATGATCATCGTCACGCTGAAATATGTCATCCTGATCATGCGCGCCGACAACAAGGGCGAGGGGGGCAGCCTGGCGCTGCTGGCGCTCATCACCCGCCGATCGGGCGCGCAGCGCTGGTCGCGCAGTCTGGTGATGCTCGGGGTGTTCGCCACCGCGCTATTCTATGGCGACAGTTTCATCACCCCGGCGATTTCGGTGCTGTCGGCGGTCGAGGGGCTTACCACCGTCCAGCCGGGGTTCGAGCCACTGGTGCTGCCGATCGCGGTGTCGATCCTGGTCGGGCTGTTCTTCATCCAGGCGCGCGGCACCGAGGTGATGGGCAAATTGTTCGGCCCGATCATCATCGTCTATTTCATCACGCTGGCGGTGCTCGGCGTCATCAACATCATGCCGCGCCCCGAAGTGCTGTGGGCCTTGTCGCCGCAATATGCGGTGCAGTTCTTTACCGACGATCCTCGCCTGGGCTTCCTCGCGCTGGGATCGGTCGTGCTGGCGGTCACCGGGGCCGAGGCGCTCTATGCCGATATGGGGCATTTCGGGCGCAAGCCGATCGCGATCGGCTGGCTCTATTTCGTCGCGCCCGCGCTGATCCTCAACTATCTCGGCCAGGCCGCGCTGCTGATGAACGACCCCAGCGCCGCGGCGAACCCGTTCTTCCGCATGGCGCCCGAAGAATTCCGGCTGCCGCTGGTAATTCTGGCGACGATGGCGACGATCATCGCCAGCCAGGCGGTGATCTCGGGCGCCTTCTCGGTCACCCAGCAGGCGATCCAGCTCGGCTTCATGCCGCGGATGCGGATCAACCACACCAGCGCGAGCGCGGCGGGGCAGATCTACATCCCCGTCATCAACTGGGCGCTGCTCGTGATGGTGCTGCTGCTGGTGTTCTTCTTCCGCAGCTCGAGCAACCTCGCCGCAGCCTATGGCATCGCGGTGACGGGCACGATGTTCATCACCACCTGCATGCTCGGCGTGCTGATGGTGCGCGTCTGGAAGATGCCGACCGCGGTGGCATTCGGCGTCACCTTCGTCTTCCTGGTGATCGACGGTGCCTATCTTGCGTCGAACATGACCAAGATCCCCGATGGCGGCTGGTTCCCGCTGCTCGCGGGGATCATCATCCTGACGCTCATGACCACCTGGGCCAAGGGCCGCAAATTGATGATCGACCGGCTGCTCGAAAGCGCGATGCCGATCAAGGTGTTCATCCAGTCGGCGGCCAATTCGGCAACGCGAGTCGCCGGGACCGCGGTGTTCATGACCTCGACCCCCGAAGGCGTGCCGCACGCGCTGCTGCACAATCTCAAGCACAACAAGGTGCTCCATGATCGCGTCATCCTGCTGACGGTGAAGATCGTCGACGTGCCCTATGTCGCCGACGACAAGCGGGTCGCGCTCGACGATCTGGGCCAGGGGTTCCACCGCATGATCCTGTGCTACGGCTTCATGGAAGAGGCCGACGTGCCCGCCGCGCTCGCCAAGGTGCATGATTGCGGCGCCGAGTTCCGGATGATGGAAACCAGCTTCTTCTTGGCGCGCCAGACGCTGTTGCCCTCGGCGCGGCCGGGGATGTCGCTGTGGCGCGAGAAGCTGTTCGCGTGGATGCTGCGCAACGCCGAAAGCGCGATGGAGTTCTTCCGCCTGCCCACCAACCGCGTCGTCGAACTGGGAAGCCAGGTCGAGATTTGA
- a CDS encoding pyridoxal-dependent decarboxylase, exosortase A system-associated: protein MKPMGPIPPEFAGTDALTIAGHDAEHWIAQAGDTPLFVYDFAIVAARVARLRAAMPDRLQLHYAIKANPHPGMLAAIAPLVDGLDVASGGELEKALVVKPAGVVSFAGPGKRDDELDLAIRSGATLNLESEGEAARALAIGDALGITPRLAIRVNPDFDLKGSGMKMGGRASPFGIDAERVPALVRKLVAAGADWRGFHIYAGSQALSAAAIIDTQAATVALARRLADEAGARAAHVNLGGGFGIPYFAGDQPVDVEAVGAALGECLERDGDPDTHYAIELGRWLAGECGVYLTRIVDRKQSQGETFLIVDGGLHHQLAASGNFGTVVRRNYPVAIARRMAAAETETVSVVGSLCTPLDRLADRVALPPADVGDVVAIFLAGAYGFTASPLLFLGHPSARELFVNLTDAER, encoded by the coding sequence TTGAAGCCGATGGGACCGATCCCGCCCGAATTCGCCGGGACCGATGCGTTGACGATCGCCGGCCACGACGCCGAGCATTGGATCGCGCAGGCGGGCGACACCCCGTTATTCGTGTACGATTTCGCGATCGTCGCGGCGCGGGTCGCGCGGCTGCGCGCGGCGATGCCCGACCGGCTGCAGCTCCATTATGCGATCAAGGCCAACCCGCACCCGGGGATGCTCGCGGCGATCGCGCCGTTGGTCGACGGGCTCGACGTCGCGTCGGGGGGCGAGCTCGAAAAGGCGCTGGTGGTGAAGCCCGCGGGGGTCGTCAGCTTCGCAGGCCCCGGCAAGCGCGACGACGAACTCGACCTCGCGATCCGATCGGGGGCGACGCTCAACCTCGAATCCGAGGGCGAGGCGGCGCGGGCGCTCGCGATCGGCGATGCGCTGGGGATCACCCCCCGGCTGGCGATCCGGGTGAACCCCGATTTCGACCTCAAGGGATCGGGGATGAAGATGGGCGGCCGTGCCTCGCCCTTCGGCATCGATGCCGAGCGGGTGCCGGCGTTGGTCCGCAAGCTGGTCGCGGCGGGCGCCGACTGGCGCGGCTTCCATATCTATGCCGGGTCGCAGGCGCTGTCGGCGGCGGCGATCATCGATACCCAGGCGGCGACCGTCGCGCTCGCGCGGCGGCTCGCCGACGAAGCCGGCGCACGCGCGGCGCATGTGAACCTGGGCGGCGGGTTCGGCATCCCCTATTTCGCGGGCGACCAGCCGGTCGATGTCGAAGCGGTCGGCGCCGCGCTCGGCGAATGCCTCGAACGCGATGGCGATCCCGACACGCACTATGCGATCGAGCTCGGACGCTGGCTCGCGGGCGAATGCGGCGTCTATCTGACGCGGATCGTCGACCGCAAGCAGAGCCAGGGCGAGACCTTCCTGATCGTCGATGGCGGGCTGCACCACCAGCTCGCCGCCAGCGGCAATTTCGGCACCGTCGTCCGCCGCAACTATCCCGTCGCGATTGCGCGCCGGATGGCGGCGGCGGAGACCGAGACCGTATCGGTGGTGGGCAGCCTGTGTACCCCGCTCGATCGCCTCGCCGATCGCGTCGCGCTGCCGCCCGCCGATGTCGGCGATGTCGTCGCGATCTTCCTGGCGGGCGCCTATGGCTTCACCGCCAGCCCATTGCTGTTCCTGGGCCACCCCAGCGCGCGCGAGCTGTTCGTCAATCTAACTGACGCTGAACGGTAA
- a CDS encoding 2'-5' RNA ligase family protein, with protein MTGAAQPAPIIVTALFGGEDASYLNRLRTEHFPPERNQLDAHLTLFHHLAPDLARELKQRLAAETRGITAPDARIAGVISLGRGTAFRIESPALEDIRARLAEAFAPMLVPQDRAGWRPHVTIQNKVEPAAARALRQQIEADFAPRPLAIAGLAAWWYRGGPWEALSRHMFA; from the coding sequence TTGACCGGGGCAGCACAGCCCGCGCCGATCATCGTCACCGCGCTCTTCGGTGGCGAGGACGCCAGCTATCTCAATCGGCTGCGTACCGAGCATTTCCCACCCGAGCGCAACCAGCTCGACGCGCATCTGACGCTGTTCCACCATCTCGCGCCCGATCTGGCGCGCGAGCTCAAGCAGCGGCTGGCGGCCGAGACGCGGGGTATTACGGCGCCCGATGCGCGGATCGCCGGCGTGATCTCGCTGGGGCGCGGCACCGCCTTCCGCATCGAATCGCCCGCGCTCGAGGATATCCGGGCGCGGCTGGCCGAGGCATTTGCGCCGATGCTAGTACCACAGGACCGCGCCGGCTGGCGCCCGCACGTGACGATCCAGAACAAGGTCGAGCCCGCCGCCGCCAGGGCGCTACGCCAGCAGATCGAAGCCGATTTCGCGCCGCGACCCCTCGCGATCGCAGGGTTGGCGGCGTGGTGGTATCGCGGCGGGCCATGGGAAGCCCTCTCGCGCCATATGTTCGCTTGA